The Myxocyprinus asiaticus isolate MX2 ecotype Aquarium Trade chromosome 6, UBuf_Myxa_2, whole genome shotgun sequence region ATATAGCTTAATAAAATTATACTGCTGTTCACTTTGacaaacaaaaacttttttttatttcaataaaatgtaTATCTTTTAAATGAAATGgctttattttacacatttcaaGCCGTAAACGAGCAGGGATAAAACACTTgttgatttttgctattttattttcgGAAAAGGTTTAGCTTAAAGCTTTGTCATTTTACATCAAACATCTATGACATGTTAGTTGCCATTACCTTTGtcaattaaattttaaaacaatCGAGTCTGATACAATTAAACTAAATTCATTAAACCCATAACACTAAGACTATGATTGTAAGAGATATGTGATAAAAAGATGCAATAATTTATAAAGCACTTCAATGCCAATGTACAGTTTGTATTTAATGTGTGTAAAGCTACTGTTAGTCAATAAATCTCTTTATGAAGAGGTGCACAAGACAAGATTAAGAAGCAGACATTATTTGCAACATTAAACATTCATGGAAAAGCAGgttgatgtaaaaaatatattatttttaaatgcttgacAACTAGTAAAACACAACAGTAGTGTAAGCTTTACCATTATTTCACAAAAGTGTGCTCGTTTGCCTTCTGTGTAACCTCTGCTGGTCTGCCTTTTCCCGAACATACTCatgcaattattttattaaaaaggaccttaacatatttaaaaggtgcatttaaaaatgacttattaatgtgctatttatagttacatttaattgcattttaaacatgaaataaatacatgatttattaatgcacaattttattgttaaatataattacattttttaatgtgaattaaataaacacatttaaatatgtctatttatttgtctatttataaattggtttatttatccgcttttaaattttttattaattaattaataatttatttcttcattcttttttaattggaaCTCCGCGGCTTCCATACTAAAGAGATGAATTGTAGGAAAtcctgaccactcacattaaaatgaagactccagtcatatcagtaaccttataaaagctgttttattctacatgaagagggtccgtacatggaggctgccatgttaaaatcacacaaccagccgaatactacatgcttaatctcagtaaccgtcctgttatttcacactcattgattaaagtaatcatggctgactgtgaatattaaatttctacaatgccatctgaaactgaaaactatagattttaaatgatgctgcatccaaacaggaaggtgtcagtgtaagtccaagatgacacatatacaaaagttattgagtgcatctttaaactaTTTCACCCAATACATGAAACTGATCACAGtatataaaggaatattctgggttcagtacaggtTAAGCTAAAAAATAAGCTCAACAaaaacagcttttgtggcataatatttatctCCACAAAAATaaatccctacttttctttaaaaaaagcaaaaatcaaggttacagtgaggcacttacaatggaagtgaattgagccaatttttggagcatttaaatgcagaaatgtggaGCTTAAATCGTTATGAATGCTCTTATATTAATTATtctttcaaaatgtattatttgagctctaaagttgtttaaattgtcatttttactgtagttttagggttttagggtgtattgacattacatcgtcatggcaatgaagttgtaaaattggctataaccttACACAGAAAAATGTAGTAAGCAAttatatgacactaaaatcatggtaacatcttgtttatgtcttgtatctatacttttgaaacagtgattattttaacattcatggataggccccattcacttccattgtaagtgtttcactggaacctagatttttgctaaaagaaaaagagggacaagtcaaaataattttttgtggtaatcagcattacaaatgatgtcaactgagcttaacttgtatcgaacccagaatattcctttacgaAAGAGATATACCTTATTCAGAATTGCAGTCTGTGTTGAAGGATCATTCAAATTGCATTTTTCGTCGCTGGACAATTTCAGTCTAACAGTCTGTTTTTTAATGAACCTGTCATCTAAAGAAATACAGAGTAAAAGTCAAATTCCTAAAAAATTCATACATGCATATTTTTCTGTAATGTTCGATTCAAGAATGACCTGCAAAGCTTatgcttgaatcatattattaTGTTGATTGAGGGAAACTCACCCCCATAGCAGATGAAAGGGTTCTGTTGGTCACAGCTGTATTGAGCCCATTTCCCAGAATCTGTTGTTAACATGCCAACACAGTCTCCAGATCCTGAACTCTGTGATGGTTGTCCTGCTGTCCAGTATCTGAAATTGAGACTCCACTGGTCAGACCACTGCCAAGAATCCAGAAACAGACCAATCCAGACTGATGATTCTTTACTGATCAGTTGCTGTTCCTCTGGGCTACTGATGCTCGCCAAGTCTGTGTAGTGCTGTCTGCAGTAACTCTGAGCATCTCTCCAAGTCATAGCCATCTTAATAATGATATAACCAGTGCCATCTGCTTAGAAACATTAGATAAGGATCAACCCTAATTAAATTTAAGTGAACTATAAACATTTGTGCGGAATTATTAAATACGCACCATTGTAACACACAAATGGCAGACTAGTGGTGCAATTCTCATCGTACCAACTTCCATTAGAACTTCGTACACACTCTTGATCCCCAGTAGGTTCCCCTGGTTTCCATTTAGTGTACTGGGAAAGTGTGCTGTTCCCCATAGACCAGGCCCAGCGAATCTGTGTCCTCCTGTTAAGTCCAATCCACACTGATCCATTGTATCCAGGTTCCACTATATTTACCAGTCTGCTCACATCATCTGTGGTGTCTACAGTAGCCAGATCAGTGTACCTCGCTCTGCAGTAGGCTTGAGCTTGATTCCAAGTCATGCTCTTGTTTATATATTCATAAGGCCGAGAAAGAGGCTTAGGCCCTGTGAGGAAAGAGAAAATCTGTTTGATAAAACAATATATCCACAGATTTTATTGCTttatatacagtaggcctactGTATCAAATATGATGATAAGACTTAGAGCAAGTTTCAACATACTGTATCTTATCTGTTATACTGTGTTAGAAAATATTTGCTTGGTGTCTTGTTTGGTGAGCtggatgaaattaaaatgtaaataaagatgTTATTTTGCAAATTATAGCACCTCATAGATTCCACACATAGAGCCAAGGGGCTGAATCTAGACAACTGATAATATACACTAGATGATGTATAGAAGTTTTTGATAACCAAGACTTGTATAACTTTGTTAATAAGACAATAGTATTCTGAAATGAAAAAGACCATGCATATGAAAACCTTTTATTCATGTACAGTGATCTGAGTGGCTTTTAAACTCACATCCATGACACATGAAAGGTTGCTGTTGGTCACAACTGTAATGAGCCCATTTTCCAGAATCTGAAGTCACCATTGCAACACAGTCACCAGATCCAGAAGTCTGGGAAGGTTGTCCTGCTGTCCAGTGTCTAAATGTGAGACTCCACTGATCAGACCACTGCCAAAAATCCAGGAACAAGCCAATCCAATATGAAGGAGTATCACCAACAAGTTGATTTTCTTCTGAACTTCTAATGCTTGCAAGGTCAGTGTAGTGCTGTCTGCAGTAGCTCTGAGCATCTCTCCAAGTCATAGCAGTCTCAATAGCAGTATAACCACCGCCTCCTGTGAAGAAACAAAAGTTAAGGGTTAACCCTCACATCTTCAGCTAATCTGCCCTACAAAAAGCATTAACTATgcaaacactgaaactgagaaaaactgAAGTTGTCCAGACAAATGTGGATTACAAAATAGTCTCACTCTGAATATAGAACCCCATTTTGGTCATAACTAAATTTTGACTAAATGTGTATTTACTGCATTTTTTGCTGCCTTAGTAGGGCAGTATGGCCTAATTTCTTAATTCTTATGATCACAGGGTAGAAAATGGTCCTGAAAatctaaattattaattttttgtgtGGCAAAAAACTTTATATGTTGACTTGAGGGAAAACTATAAAATGATAATGAAAGGTATGATATGACACCTTTTCACTGATTATGACAGATGATAGTCCTTTGATAATTAATTTCCAATGGAAAGTTGACAGGAGCTGCATGGAGTTCTGATTTTCATTATTTCAGATCCAACTTAGTATACTAATTTAGTATGAAGCTTTATAGATCGATGTGTATGCAGGTAAATTGAAAAAAGATCTACAGTAGATCATGTGGCCATCTGTCCAGAAGTATTCCAATGAAAACTATGAACACTAATTGGGAATTAACAACTATTTTCTGCAGAAGCGACCAACCtagtgtggcagggtgagcaagagacagacacagtgggtgtggcatcaagcctcggagaggcatttattggaaacaataataaacgtaaaaatgtccaaaaggggtaataaagtgtccaagggggaatagtgttcataataaaagggggaatctggcatcctcgcggtgaacggggctccatgaaaggggcggggtagtgGTCATAaggaaagcccaggcacgggctgggtcagtcggccgctcacgctcccctacAAAGTCCATGGCGCATGGGGCggcggcgtcactggcggcctgtcttcccagacCTGCGGCAAGTGTGAGGGGAAGGAGACCCAGCATCTAGCCCGTCGGCAgcaacgtgagcagttcacccccaGCGACTCATTACGGTGTCCGGGGGTCCGAAGAATGGGTCCAGCAGTGCGTCCACTtgtccgatccctcccagctctggttctgggcgtgcgaggatgccagtgtgtgcacacatggagatttgaagccggctcccagAGAAGAGGTGtgcactgcgttttaaagacagtggtgatgaagcattatccccatcaggtgtgcttcattcacctcTAACCAAACGAGGctcattaattatgcacctcttctcgctctcccaccCAACttccgtcgtgagcctggctgaagggtggccctaagagTCGGGACAatgatgacgagccagaggggcaGATCATTCCACCACATCTCTCCGCCCCCTCCCCCCCCAAGCGTCACCCCGTCGGCACCTCCTCCCATGCTCACATCCAATCATAGAATTCAGAGCCAGAGGTGCACACTCTTTAGCCACCCACACGGGAATGCTGCTTCCTCAACCAGGCCCTATGGTTGGAGTGGACGTAAGGAGGGATACTCCTCTGGGCCAACTCCTCCTCTAACTCACACccaggtgggaacagagaaaaaaacacaaattaatatgacagcctcagccagctacagggtaaatgcttattaagtgCCACTTACCCTTTGCTGCAGCTGGGAGGCCGTCCTCGTGTTCTCTCTGTCCCACTCCAGGCTTTCCATCGAACCGGTGAATGAGAGGAAGAGTGATGTAACTGTTGGTGCCCAACTGTGCCATCTTTTCCCACAAAAGTGCCctcattctccaccactgtggcagggtgagcaagagacagacacagtgggtgtggcatcaagccttggagaggcatttattggaaacaataataaacgtaaaaatgtcTAACAGCGGTAATAAAGTGTctaagggggaatagtgttcataataaaagggggaatctggcatcctcgcggtgaacggggctccgtgaaaggggcggggtagtgttcatagggaaagcccaggcacgggctggatCAGTCAGCCGCTGACGCTCCCCTGCAAAGTCCACGGCGCGTGGGGCggcggcgtcactggcggcctgtcttcccaggcccgcggcaagcgtgaggggaaggctgcccggcatctagcccgtcagCGACAACatgagcagttcacccccggcgactcattatgGGGTCCGGAAGCGCGTCCACTCGTctgatccctcccagctctggtcctggccgtgtgaggatgccagtgtgtgcacacatggagatttgaagccggctccctgagaagaggttttaccattgtgtccttgagcaaggcacttaactccaggttgctccgggggtattgtccctgtaataagtacactgtaagtcgctttggataaaagtgtctgccaaatgcataaatgtaaatgtaatgtaatgtaagaggtgcgcactgcgttTTAAAGAGCACTGCGTCCCCATCAGGCGAgcttcattcaccactgaccaaacGAGGCTCATTAATTATGCACTTCTTCTCGCTCTCCCACCCAACTCCCATCATGAGCCtcgctgaagggcggccctaagaggcggggtgacGATGACAAGCCAGAGGGGCGGCTCATTCCGCCACACTTGtctcaaagaatcatgttaccctaacaacatttttgcaaaatttgttTAAAGTGCCTTGTTCTACATATTGCtgcagtttttgtgtgtgtgtgaaataaacACTGGAGGTGCAACAACAACAAGTttaatttacttttacttaaagcacaaaaaacacaatagattaaCACTTCATAAAAACCTTTTTTCGCTTTGTTCTCCGaacaatactatcttatgacaaTACTTTCTTATCTCAAGCACCGGTGGAGAGGGAAGGAAATGTCAGCCAAGGCTTGTGTTTTCAGTCAGAGTCCCAGGTCGGGGGGCTCGTTCTGTTGACTGCATGGTGATTAACTGCTCCCTTTCATTGTGTACACTCGAGGAGGGCCGCACTCGGCATTAAAACAGCAGTGGAGACAAgagaccattaacttctgatacgcTTCGCAAAaagacttattaatgtgctattttattgttacatttaattgcattttaaaaatggattaaatacatgatttatttaatgaaaattttattgttaaatataattacatttttaaacgtcaattaaataaacacatttaaatgtgtctatttatttgtcagtttttttttttttatccacgtttttattttcaaattaatagattgatcatttattttttcataattttttaatcGGCACTCTGTGGCTTCGATATATCGAAACTGTAGACAGTGAAAAGGCGCCATAAGAGTAAAGGAGTTTGAGGACTTACTTTTGTAACAGAGAAGTGGTAGAGTACTTGTGCATGGATGAACCCACCACCATGCACTGACAGTTGTTCCACATGTACCTTCATCATTTGTAAAGACTTTTGCCCAGTTAGTGTACTCAGACAGTGTGCTGTCCCCCATCGACCAAGCCCAGTGTTCCTTTGTATTTCTCTTCAGTCCAATCCACACTGAACCACGGTGCCCAGGATTCACTCTATTAACCAGCCTGCTCACATCGTTCATGGTGTCAACAGTGGCCAGATCAGTGTACCTCGCTCTGCAGTAACTCTGAGCTTCTGGCCACGACATTCTTTCATT contains the following coding sequences:
- the LOC127442065 gene encoding macrophage mannose receptor 1-like isoform X6; the encoded protein is MNVCMCIYLSKFILTGFLWSSSGLSRQYHYINERMSWNDAQSYCRSRFTDLATVDSMNDVSRLVKTVDAGYSGSVWIGLKRGTQSRWGWSDGDNATQNSSWNPGKPDGEGECVYSANGFWFNHPCSKRLYFVCYNESTGYNMTEAWKNWTEAQSYCRQYYTDLATIRSSEEQNQLYSIVGDGPWVWIGLFLDSWEWSDQWSLFFRYWAAGQPSQSSGSGDCVGMLTTDSGRWVPDNCDLQRPFICHGGPKPLSRQYYYVNERMSWPEAQSYCRARYTDLATVDTMNDVSRLVNRVNPGHRGSVWIGLKRNTKEHWAWSMGDSTLSEYTNWAKVFTNDEGTCGTTVSAWWWVHPCTSTLPLLCYKRGGGYTAIETAMTWRDAQSYCRQHYTDLASIRSSEENQLVGDTPSYWIGLFLDFWQWSDQWSLTFRHWTAGQPSQTSGSGDCVAMVTSDSGKWAHYSCDQQQPFMCHGWPKPLSRPYEYINKSMTWNQAQAYCRARYTDLATVDTTDDVSRLVNIVEPGYNGSVWIGLNRRTQIRWAWSMGNSTLSQYTKWKPGEPTGDQECVRSSNGSWYDENCTTSLPFVCYNDGTGYIIIKMAMTWRDAQSYCRQHYTDLASISSPEEQQLISKESSVWIGLFLDSWQWSDQWSLNFRYWTAGQPSQSSGSGDCVGMLTTDSGKWAQYSCDQQNPFICYGDK